CAAGTGGGCATGTTCTTGCTGGTTCTTCTATCCTCTCCATCTttcggtaaaaaaaaaaaactttttgtagTTCTTTGTTTGTAACTAGAGTGATAGAGGCATGTTCTGAGTATGGTTTATCTAATTTGCAGAGAGAGATTGCTTCCAGTTGCTGACATTATAACCCCTAATGTCAAAGAAGCATCTGCTTTGCTTGGTGGTGTCCCGATTCAGACTCTTGCAGAGATGCGGTCTGCTGCAAAATCGTTGCATGAAATGGGTCCTAGGTTTCCCCTTCTCTCTCATCCTTCTCCTTCTTGTTCCTTGGCAGTTATGAGGATATAAAGTTTGTTCATCATTGTTGTGTGATGTTGATCCACTTGTCTTTTCAATTATTCAGATTTGTGCTTGTCAAAGGTGGTGATCTTCCTGACTCATCAGATTCAGTAGATGTTTACTTTGATGGTATGATATAGCTCACCTTTCTCCCCCAGAATGAGATTcttttatctgttttttttcttcttgatgTACTTAAACTTATGTGGTTGTTTGTATACGTGTGGGACCTTTCTTTTTTAGGCAATGAGTTTCATGAACTCCATTCTCCTCGCATAGCTACAAGAAATACTCATGGGACTGGTTGCACTTTGGCTTCATGTATTGCAGCTGAGCTTGCAAAAGGCTCTAACATGCTCTCAGCCGTGAAGGTAATATTTCTTTTCTCATAGGAAACAGTATTTTGGGATTGAGATTATCTGTTTTTGGATATGACAACTGTATTTAATAACGCTAATCTCATGTTCTGGACCTTTCTGCTGTTTTTGCAGGTGGCTAAACGCTTCGTAGACACTGCCCTAAACTATAGCAAAGATATTGTGATTGGCAAAGGGATGCAAGGACCCTTTGACCACTTTTTGGGTCTTAAGAAGGATCCTCAAAGCTATCGACAAAGCACATTCAATCCAGATGACCTGTTTCTATACGCTGTTACAGATTCTAGAATGAACAAAAAATGGAACCGGTCCATTGTGGATGCCGTCAAAGCTGCTATACAAGGAGGGGCCACAATCGTACAGATAAGGTAAACTGGAGCCTTCCTCCTAGAGTAGATTCAACTCTTTTATGTTTTGTCTCTCTTATGGAATCCCGTTAATAACATATCAGTGTTTTTGCAGGGAGAAAGAAGCTGAAACTCGTGAGTTTCTCGAAGAAGCAAAAGCGTGCGTTGACATATGCCGTTCCAACGGAGTTTGTTTGCTAATAAACGACAGGATCGACATTGCCCTTGCTTGTGATGCTGATGGAGTCCATGTCGGCCAGTCAGACATGCCGGTTGATCAAGTACGGTCTCTTCTTGGCCCGGACAAGATCATAGGCGTCTCATGTAAGACACAAGAACAAGCCCACCAAGCGTGGAAAGATGGTGCAGACTACATTGGGTCAGGAGGAGTTTTTCCAACGAACACAAAGGCCAACAATCGTACCATAGGACTCGATGGACTCAAAGAAGTATGCAAGGCATCGAAATTACCAGTGGTTGCCATCGGAGGTATTGGTATCTCAAACGCAGAGTCTGTTATGAGGATCGATGAACCGAATCTTAAAGGAGTAGCGGTTGTGTCGGCTTTGTTCGACCAAGAGTGTGTTTTGAGTCAAGCTAAGAAGTTGCATAAAACGCTTCAAGAAAGCAAAAGGGAACACTGAAGAAGACCCCCACAAAATACTTCAGCAAGGtacttcaatttatttttttaactggtGATAGATGTAtcatgaataataataatttgttaaatTACCAAAAGGCAAATcaagaaaccaaaataaaattgttactGTTTTGTAAATAATGTGCTTATCAATGGGCCTGTGTACCGATCAGTAGGTTTCATAACCTTCGTTCATCGTTTTAGTCTACATAGTGCAACAACTCAGCCTCTTTCTACTCTTCTTCAGAAGCTGTATCATTGAAGAGTGGAGCTTAGTGATCCAAGAGATTCTCACCGGATTATCATCTCTCTGCAGCTATAAGAAGAACCTCAAGTTTATTTCGCCTGCTCATAACCTGATTCATACATTTTTTCCTCAGAATCTTTTCACATTCTCAAACTCTCCAACAGATGCAGTTAATAGGAAATACTGAAGTGTGTTCTCATTTATTGATACAGAAATCTGAAAAATGtgacaaattttaatttaaatgagtaCAAACAAACCGTTTCCATTGCCTCTATACACAGTCAGACACCAAAATGATACAAGGAACGTAGTGTATTTTTTTACACAGTTAATAAGTTTAGTCGGCAGGTGGTGGTGAAGAGAGCTCAACAAGCGTCTTCTCTGCTGTTCTCCTCTTCAGCAACTGCAAATTACCCACCCAAAACAGAATAGAAACAACCAAGTGAGGAAAAGGAAAACAATTGCTTGAAATATTACATCTATAATGCAGAGCACTGATATACCTCCGTAGTTGCTTTAACTGACGCTTGCAGCCTATTATGTTTATCAAGTTTGCATCCTCCGCACCAACTTGAAAATTCTCTTTGATAACTCTTCATCTCTCGAAAAGTTGAGCTATACATGACAAAGACAGGGAAATATATAAATCACCATGAACAAAACTTCCCACTTTCGATATTGTTCATTAGACATTGACTGATGAAACTTCAGCTAAATGGGAGATCAATGTGAAAGGCTTTTTACCTTCTACACCACAGAATCAAGTTGACTCGGTGTCCAGAAGTAGTAGCTTTAGCACCATGACGGTGACGTCCACGATGAAGAATGGCTCGACCAGGTACATGAGAGTAATCGTAATTTTCctacaaaaaaattaagtggAGAATCTTCATGAGCTTATGCTAAGTTTTAAGCTCACTATAATCAATGGAGAAAACATCTTTCAGGTTGAGACAACATCAGTATAATACATTTTCACCGCTTTCGGAATTCACATGGTGATCACATCTCACACCTCGGAAGTAGAGCTCCCCACCAGAAAATTGTTTACCCAAGCAGACATTCAAAGAAACCTCCGAGTCATCCACATGGAACCCTAAAAATCAAGAAAGCAAGTTTTAGAAGTTCCCACCAGTAGTCCAAATCAAAACTAACCAATGAAGAGACTATAGCAAAGCTTCCCAGTACTTACCAAGATCAGTATCCCTGTCTTTTCCATACTCAACAATAAAGCCATGGTGAGAATCCAAACCGGTTCCAGAGACTTCCGGGAACAGAACTGATAgaacatcaaaaccaaacccaTGAGCACATCTCTGAATATAACTTCTGCAAACAAAAGTAGAATGCTAAACCTTGAGATAAAGGACTAATGAAGTCATCAACCAACTTCTGAAGCATGCTTTCAAAGCCAAAATCATCAAGGACAACACCAAATCTGTTCATAGTATTGGGTCTCATTATTGTGGATCTTGAATCATACACCCACTTCTCCATATGTTCAACCTG
The Raphanus sativus cultivar WK10039 chromosome 1, ASM80110v3, whole genome shotgun sequence DNA segment above includes these coding regions:
- the LOC108812102 gene encoding thiamine biosynthetic bifunctional enzyme BTH1, chloroplastic; translation: MQSLGGIRSWPATWRTTTASMTTTTTTTESVRKVAQVLTVAGSDSGAGAGIQADIKVCAARGVYCASVITAVTAQNTRGVQSVHLLPPHFVSEQLKSVLSDFEIDVVKTGMLPSPEIVQVLLQSLSDYPVRALVVDPVMVSTSGHVLAGSSILSIFRERLLPVADIITPNVKEASALLGGVPIQTLAEMRSAAKSLHEMGPRFVLVKGGDLPDSSDSVDVYFDGNEFHELHSPRIATRNTHGTGCTLASCIAAELAKGSNMLSAVKVAKRFVDTALNYSKDIVIGKGMQGPFDHFLGLKKDPQSYRQSTFNPDDLFLYAVTDSRMNKKWNRSIVDAVKAAIQGGATIVQIREKEAETREFLEEAKACVDICRSNGVCLLINDRIDIALACDADGVHVGQSDMPVDQVRSLLGPDKIIGVSCKTQEQAHQAWKDGADYIGSGGVFPTNTKANNRTIGLDGLKEVCKASKLPVVAIGGIGISNAESVMRIDEPNLKGVAVVSALFDQECVLSQAKKLHKTLQESKREH
- the LOC108812117 gene encoding 2-oxoglutarate and iron-dependent oxygenase domain-containing protein ICU11, with protein sequence MALDSSGKQPDHQQPPPRPYSKTRDARLKLRRTPNEEHEPENYEDLPLDFSPALFSSLERYLPEKVLNSTRIEKARFMSELLQSYSPDSERNRIQRHREYRQRILSSYQRLHGDIYTLDPARFFVPSFLDAVSQPTEERLRSAIVRSAPGIYTFDMLQPRFCEMLLAEVEHMEKWVYDSRSTIMRPNTMNRFGVVLDDFGFESMLQKLVDDFISPLSQVLFPEVSGTGLDSHHGFIVEYGKDRDTDLGFHVDDSEVSLNVCLGKQFSGGELYFRGVRCDHHVNSESGENENYDYSHVPGRAILHRGRHRHGAKATTSGHRVNLILWCRSSTFREMKSYQREFSSWCGGCKLDKHNRLQASVKATTELLKRRTAEKTLVELSSPPPAD